The DNA window acgcaaaaaaataaaatgtgtgtatatatatatatatatatatatgtgtgtgtgtgtgtgtgtgtgtgtgtgtgtgtgtgtgtgtgtatttatttattcgtgGTACTTTGTGGGTGTTTGTTAGTGTAACTCTGACTTAGTTGCATGCACTTAAGCTGATAACCAAATGCAATCTACCTCTTCCTCTTGAATGCACTGAAGCACTGAAGCTGAAGTTCTGTTGTGATGTTTTCCAGCAGCTGCTGCAGTCATGGCCACGCGCAGGATCACACAGGAGACCTTCGATGCAGTGGTCAGAGAAAACATCGAGGAGTTTGACATGAAGGAGAGCGAAGCTTTGAAGGAGGCCATCGAGCAGTTTGAGTCTCAGGGTGAGTtactataacaaaataaaaaactctgCTTCATTGGTGTTTTAATGagaaaatgttcattaaaaatcCTTTAGTTGACTTTAATatatctatttaattattttgtttacccTGAgtgaatatatgcatatattttctaataatttctaatattttttgaGCAAATCATGCAATCAATGcatgaaacaaataaatagtcGGATTTATAATCGTATAAATAATGTTCAAATGGGACATTGTTCGcataagatttaaataaataacagaacatACATAAAGTTACATCAATgctcatattaaatatttaagtaaaatacagagtaaatgaagaaataaagttatatatatatcataatttgtTGATACagagttcaaaatatcaatataaaCTTTCCTCAGGTTTATTTTAGGAGCTTGTATATAATGTAGTTTTTACACCGTAGGACTTTTCAAGTGAACTACACAAATATTATAGGTAATTTAAAATGGTGATAACAGGGATCTTTGCAGTTATAATTAATGTACAGATTATAATACTTTATGCAATATTGGTTTGTAGCTGTATACGGTGATAAAACAATGAAGTGGTTTGATTTGTCCTCGCAGGTGTGGATCTCAGCAACATTGTTAAAGCAGTGCCCAAAGTTTCTTCTGAAGAAAACACAGAGGATCAGACCCATGAGGTTCTTCAGGTATAAAATCCATCCAGATATTTCAAACAGATTTTTTATCTCTTTTAAAACTAGATTTGATCAAGTGGTATTTATAGGAGACAATATGGACACTTGCATTTCTGCTTAAAGGTGAAGACCCTACTCAAAGTTTCTCCTTTCTGTCAAACATATTAAGTATAATTTTATcatatgttaaatgtaaaatgtcttgTGTAATATAACGTGTTTGTTTGTTCGCTGGTTTTTAGTGTAttgtttttgccatgaaaaagATGCTGACATgccattatataaaaatacagttgtgctcataagtttacaCCCCCCttgcaaaatgttaataactgaaacaaaataagagggatcctAAAAATtgcatgtcattttttaaatttagtacAGTCCTGAATAAGCAATTTCAAATAACCACAagataaaaaaactgtatttataaaaatgaccccttTCAAAAGTTTAAATACCCATAAATCTTAATTCTATGTGAAATCTCTTATATTtggtgatagttgttcatgactCCCTTGTTGGTCCTGAACAATTAAACAACATAGGGACCGCTTCatcatactgttcaaaagttttcaacccctcggctcttaatgcattgtgttgtTTTCTTCAGCATCAATAAACTTTTTCACCTTCTGTAATAGTGGTGCATGAGTACCTCagatgtcctcagtgtgaaaaattgaatctcaaaatcatacattcACTGTTTGAAAGGGTTAAATATGCAgaaatgctggaaaactgaagaacgTGCAGGAGCTGGGGGATTTTTCTGAAGAGCAGCAGGacgtttaactgttcaggaccaATGGGGGACTCTTGAACAACTATCACAACATATAAAAACACTCATGGATTATGAGGATTCAAGGgtgtgtaaacttttgaatggggtagttttttataaattcagttattattttgtcttgcgACGTATATGTAAACATCTGTAATGTGAAAAAGCTTATTCAAGATAGTACtagataaaaaataacatgcagttttcatgatccctcttattttgtaaatttatgaGCACTGCTGTTTACTACTAGTCTTCACACCAGATGTTTTTGCTGCAGAACTAACCTCGCTTCCCCAAAAACTGGCGTGTTTTGTGTTTAACGGTGGCGTATTTCCAGGCTTTGGAGTCTATCAAAACTGCAGTGGCTTCATCGTCCGCATCCGTTCTGGAGGATCTGAGGGTCTTCACCCAGCAGTGCTCTCTCGGCTTCGCACAGCGATACCTGGCCGCTCAAAAAGAGGCGTATCCCGTGATCCTCGCCTGCTGCCAGAGAGCCGCTGGAGAGAAGGAAGCCCTTTCCGTGGCTCTGGCCGCGCTCTCGGCGCTAACAGACGGCCAGCCGGATCTCCTGGACGTGGAAGGGCGAGAGTTTCTGATGGGTGTTTTGACGGCGCACCAGACAGATGCCGCTCTCAGCTGTCTGTGCATCCGTGTGGTGAGACACTGCTGTGTGAAGCACGAGAACAACCGGCAGGATCTGGTGAAGGTAGGTGTGCTCCCGCTGCTCACCGCCAGCATCACACGACACATCCATCACCCCGAGGTCGTGAAGGAGGCCTGTGTCACGCTGAGGGTCATGACCTTTGATGATGACGTGCGTGTGCCATTTGGGCACGCCCATGAACACGCCAAGATGATCGTGCTGGAGCACAATGGACTCAAAGTCATCGTTGAAGCTGCTAAAGGTGAGCCGAGCTTCCACTAGGCatgcaacaaaaaataaacaaatgagtataaacacatttatacagCTCTAAATCCTTACTGACTGATGTTTTAGCGCACTTCCTGCACACATGGAAGAAATAAAGGGTCTCAATTAAATGTGTAGTGTCACATGCAAATTGTCACATGTACAAATCAGTTTGGATCTAATTAAAAGATGCATGCATCAGAGCTCTACAACCAAATAGGACATGCATATTCATAATTAATGTAAACATTAGTATATATTGTATGCTGTTGTATTATATTTCTAGATTTATTTGTATATggtgatatgaaaaaaaaaaaggcctattGAAATTGAGAAGgaaggtttttaaaaaatatatatgtatgtgtatatatgtttttattgtacaaaTGGTTTTCGAAAGCAGGAATGCTacaaaatgcataatgttttctTGAAAGTGTGACATGCTTGAACAAAAGAGACACAATTTTTTGCATCCGACAAAAAAATTAAGAAGCATATTGGATTTCACTAAGGAAATATGATGCAGGGCAGagatataaaaaatgcataaatgtgaccCGGAGCACAGAAGCATTCATCAGTAGCACAAGTACATTTGCAGAAATAGCCAACAATGCATTGtacgggtcaaaattatagatttttcttttatgccaaaaatcattaggacattaattaaagatcatgttccatgaagatatttagtacgttttctaccttaaatatatcaaaacttaataatatgcattgctaaaaacttaatacaaggacaactttaaaggtgatttattaatgtttttgcatcctcagattcaagattttcaaatagctgtatctcagccaaatattgtcctatcataacaaaccatacatcaacagaaagcttgtttattcagctttcattatGAAAGTTGGTGTCTTAATCTCAATCTCAAAACATTgatccttatgactggttttgtggtccggggtCACACATATGTTGATGATTTTGATGGTGTTGTTTTCAGCTCATCCAGAGAACGCAACGGTGCTCAGTGAACTCTGTGGCACTCTGTCCCGTCTGGCGGTGAGAAACGAGTTCTGTCAGGACATCGTAGACCTGGGGGGCCTGAAGTTCATGATCACGCTCCTGGCTGACAGTCTGGATTGTCCGGTGAGCTGCAGGATCAGAGAGAGCTTCAGCATCGTCTCCTGTGAACACAAACCAATCTCTTGTTGTTGTGATGCGTCTGTCTTCCAGGAGCTTGTGAAGCAGGTGCTCAGCGCACTGAAGGCCATTGCAGGAAACGATGATGTCAAAGATGCCATAGTGAATGCTGGAGGGGCGGAGCTTATCGTCATGGCGATGAACCGTCACATGTCTAATGCACAGGTGTGTCCTCAGAAGCGCAGTAGAATGCCAATAATTAGGTTGGCTTGAGAAAGACGAACTTTTTTTATCTGACATGCtcgtaacttgctaatcatgctagcaacatgctagtcacttgctgagcaggctagtaacatgctaatcatgctagtgacatgctagtaacttgctaatcatgctagaaacatgctagtgacatgctaggatcatgctagtaacttgcttatgttagaaacatgttagtgacatgctagtcacttgctaatcatgttagaaacatgctagcgacatgctagtcacttgcttatcATGCTAAGAACATGCTTGTAACAGGCTAATCATGCTTGAATCATGcttgaaacatgctagcaactttgcTGATtgtgctagcgacatgctagtcacttgctgatcatgctagtaacatgcttatcatgctagcaacatgctagtcacttgctaatcatgtttgtaacatgctagtcacttgctgaTCATGCTACAAActtgctagcgacatgctagtaacttggtaatcatgttagcgacatgctagtcacttgctaattatgctaatgacatgctagtctcATGCTAGCATCATGTTAGTAACCTggtaataatgctagcaacatgctagtcacttgctaatcatgctagtgacatgctagtcacttgttgaTCATGTTagtaacatgctagcaacatgctagtcacttgttaatcatgctaggaaAATGCTAGTAACACACTAATCATGCTAGTGACAATGCTTGTAACTTtccatcaaacttaaaactttttaaactttttcaaactcTCTAGTCAGGCAACAACTGCTAAAAACCTTCAGgctaggctttctcaagccaacctaAAGTTTGTCTTAACAAacctttttgttaaaaaaaattatctaattaCTTTCCACAGATTCTgaactgcttttattttttaattataaattaacgGTTTAATAGTAAATGAGTTTTCATACACTCAGAAACATTCAGTAATGTTAATAGACAATGATCAGTGTTTGAAATGCTGCCTAAGAAttatataagaataaaaaaataaatgtagcttaagaataataataataaaaatattgaatgtagaatatatttttttaggagttttgtttttattataaacatttttgtaattgttataatcatataattaaaaaacaagtCTTGTTTCCACAACGGAAATGCATGATGCATGAGCGAAAGTttttagtaattaattattttttatattactgaaagaagtctgcatttatttcaaaaagtaagtaaaattgtgaaatattattacaatttaatataattgtgATAGCTGTGatcaaactgtattttcagcatcattactccagtcttcagtgtcactcttTAAGTCTGTTCTTAAACTCAGAAATTGCTCTCAGTGTCTTTGGCTCTTGTTTGTGTTCAGGTGTGTGAGCAGGGATCTGCGGCGCTCTGTGTCATCGCTCTACGTAAACCCAATAACTGTAAAGTGATCGTGGAGTGTGGCGGAGCGCTGGCGGCTCTGCAGGCCATGAAGACCCATCCGGCTGAAGTTaatgtgcaggtaaacctccagAGTGTGCGCTGACTCACATGcattagatgcttttatccaaagtgtcttAACATTGATTGCattcaagcttaaaaaaaatcacaaccttGGTGTTGCTAGTGCCATGCCCTACACTTTCAGCTACAGGAACAGGACTTTATTTTGATGCAGTAACAGCAAAGTACAagttttcacaattttagttgaagaATAACTTTATGCAATCCAAAACTAGGTGAAATTGCATCTAATTTTTAATCTTGAGGTCAgaccaaaaacaataacaaaattggTCCTTAGTGCAAGACAAtcctttaattatttaaatcttttattttaattttttttattgcttatttaaatatgctgttttggtagactttttttatttaatttattttgcttcTTGGTGAATACTCAATaacagttattatagttaacaaattaaataatatagttaaaaaaaaatactaaaagcataaaaacatttcttttaaattaactttaacataaaaaaataaaataaaaaaaaattcagctagttgccaagctACTGATGAAAGATGATTTCAAAGTCTCTCCATCATATTAgcaatatttattgttttcatttagttttattttatttactaaagataaaaaaaaatgttttttaaagaatacaaaaatattttaagaaaagaaattcaaatgaaaaaaacacatgacaaaagtactaaaactaatagaaaatctaaaataaaacctaattctagttttatattttaaaacatttttgttttataacaatatttgtattatacTAAAAGAAAACTAGCTCCTATATAGTGATTTGACTAACTTTGTTCAGACaaaaattcattttatatatatgctATAGACTTTGATACTCAATTtcttaatactattattattgttttttttttaatatctttattttttgctTCTTGAGAAACTACAGAAGAGGTTTAAGGCCAAGcaataacatattaaaatgaaaccatttcaatatgaattcatttttatttaaacttttttttctctcgaaATTTATCCATTGTTTTTctcaattcaaattaatttttctAGTAATTTAATGATTATAAATTTTCTAGTAAtttattctcaacattttattcagacttttttatcaaaaattgaaagattttttttcttgatgtttAATGACTTTTTCTCGTAATTATCGTAATTTAACgagtttttacattaattttgtttcaaatttttctcagtttaacgtgtttttctcaaaatgtaatgACTTTGATCTCgagatggttttattttatttttctattgctTGGCCCTAATCCTCTTCCATTAGAAACACTTTTACAAGcattttttgttctctttataCTTCTGTTCcctttgttttcaaaaaaaaaaaaaaaacaagcttctaAACAAGTATCCCTGTCTTTCTTGTTGTTTCTGGAAACCAAACCAGCCGCACCTTGTATTGTTTAATGAAATTCATTTAGTGACCTGTAACTGTTTCCCGCTGCTCCAGAAACAGTCGTGCATGCTGCTGAGGAACCTGGTGGCCCGCACACGTGACTTCAGCCAGCTCATCCTGGAGATGGGAGCCGAGGCGCTGATCTCGCAGGCTCTGGCGGCTCACAGAGACTGTGGAGACGTGGGTCGAGCCGCGCTCAGAGACCTCGGCTGCCAGGTGGAGCTACGAGAGCTCTGGACGGGCAAGAAGGGAAGCCTGAGTCGCTGATGAATGATGCCAAACTCAAAACAATCATAATATAATCATACGACAGCATGTCTTAACTGTGGAGCTCATACTAAATATATGTGCAGAAGTGCATCTGATGTAAACATGCATAGGATGCATTACAGGTTACAGTGtacgtgtgttttttttaagagttaaactaatgctgtcaaacgattaatcgcgattaattgcttccaaaataaaagtttgtgtttgcataatgTATATGTTGTCttgctgtgtatgtttatgtatttctaaaatatatacatgcatgtgtttgtatttatatataaatatacacagtacacatatattatgtaaacaaacacgtttattttggatgcgattaattgtgattaatcgcttgacagcaatactttaaacattttattggCACTATTTATAGTTTGTATGATGTTTTTTACCCACGAATGACCAATTTTTTTCTGTAGATTCATTTGAGCTGATGTTGAGAGCTAGAATCAAGTTTACTTTATTCAGAAGTGTATTGCTGGATTGTCACACTGTGGCCGTTTTAcccttaattatatatttaatcttaAAACCATCACCCTGCCAAAATATGAGTCACAAGTGTTTTCTGTGTTTCAATATTAAACCCTGATTAAAACCAGACTGTGCTTGAACTGATAGTGTTTGTGATTAAATCAAGCAGCTCTAGACTCAGACTGATGTGTCTGTATTACACACTGACCATAATATTCCCTCAAAAACATGAACCGTAAATTTAATATGAAATGCCATGATCGCTATAGTTGCAACTGTAAAGtcctaataaattaatataactaaatGCAATAACATGTCTAAAGTTTAAAAGCATaatagaaatgtaattattttgctgaaaatgaagtttaaatttaatttaattttaattcatgcaGATTTTATAATTATAGTAACAAGTATTTTAGTAGAAATTATCATTGATAACTTCTTATTGTGGTATTGTGGTTCAGTAGTGGTATTAGATATTAATACACATAAATATGCCATGGTACTGTAtggtttataaaattaaaatcttgaattttgtttctaaaaataaacgaactgaattaaaaatatataaatataataaatatttataaaatataaaaaacttatgtttttagttttatgtttttgtatttacatttattttgacttgatttaataattaaaacaatagacatactgacatacacacacacacacacacacatatatatatatatatatatatatatatatatatatatatatatatatagcctacaatGAAGAAatgatatttacaaaaaatggtaaatataaaaaataataaaatgaactggaacaatgttacatttacaaaaatttaaattatttagatgTGTAGCCCtaccatgtttttttatattgtaaaactaaattgtgatatagtttattgtaaaaaatatatataaaactatattgtgatatattttattgtaaaaatattgtgatattCTATGTACTATATAGTACAGTACCGATACTGTATATCAAACGTCAATGTTACTGCCATAAATATAAGTGTTTTAAGGGTTTTTAGTATTAGTTCCTGCTAACGAGCAGTGATTCAGCtgtgctttaaataaatataaagtcatTATTACGATCTGATTACCAGATACCGTAGTAATTATTTGGTACAATATTTCATCATTATCACATCGCGTACAAAGGTCGATaacataataatactaaatataatatacacgCCTTTCTCGCTGTTTCTGTTTTATTCTCTTGAACTCCAAACCCTTCCCTTTTCTACTACGCCAAGCGCGCTCCCGCTCCGTACTACAACTCCCACAATGCACCGGGTCTCGCCCTTCAACGCTCTAATGCAAGTCTGACAGCAGCACCACTCGCACTCAAACTCGTGAAATGCGCAAGTAAATCAGCTTAAAGTCgcggaaaatgaaataaaatgtgtttaaacgaATCTCCTGCAAAACTGTGTCGCCTGCAGGCGCGCTTTAGTTTGACGCGAGCGGGTTTGTAGTGTGGATGGTGACTGACTGGCTGCCTGCTGTAtgtgagtggatggtgactggagTTTATCACTTCATCATATGTTTGTTTATGAGCTTAGAAGACCAGCAGCATAGGAATGTTTGAGCACATCGTCACCAGATTCCGTTAAAGTCGGTGTTATTCTCGTGAATTTACCCAGAGAGCTACAAT is part of the Carassius auratus strain Wakin chromosome 27, ASM336829v1, whole genome shotgun sequence genome and encodes:
- the LOC113045238 gene encoding armadillo repeat-containing protein 6-like isoform X2, which gives rise to MATRRITQETFDAVVRENIEEFDMKESEALKEAIEQFESQGVDLSNIVKAVPKVSSEENTEDQTHEVLQALESIKTAVASSSASVLEDLRVFTQQCSLGFAQRYLAAQKEAYPVILACCQRAAGEKEALSVALAALSALTDGQPDLLDVEGREFLMGVLTAHQTDAALSCLCIRVVRHCCVKHENNRQDLVKVGVLPLLTASITRHIHHPEVVKEACVTLRVMTFDDDVRVPFGHAHEHAKMIVLEHNGLKVIVEAAKAHPENATVLSELCGTLSRLAVRNEFCQDIVDLGGLKFMITLLADSLDCPELVKQVLSALKAIAGNDDVKDAIVNAGGAELIVMAMNRHMSNAQVCEQGSAALCVIALRKPNNCKVIVECGGALAALQAMKTHPAEVNVQKQSCMLLRNLVARTRDFSQLILEMGAEALISQALAAHRDCGDVGRAALRDLGCQVELRELWTGKKGSLSR
- the LOC113045238 gene encoding armadillo repeat-containing protein 6-like isoform X1, with protein sequence MATRRITQETFDAVVRENIEEFDMKESEALKEAIEQFESQGVDLSNIVKAVPKVSSEENTEDQTHEVLQALESIKTAVASSSASVLEDLRVFTQQCSLGFAQRYLAAQKEAYPVILACCQRAAGEKEALSVALAALSALTDGQPDLLDVEGREFLMGVLTAHQTDAALSCLCIRVVRHCCVKHENNRQDLVKVGVLPLLTASITRHIHHPEVVKEACVTLRVMTFDDDVRVPFGHAHEHAKMIVLEHNGLKVIVEAAKAHPENATVLSELCGTLSRLAVRNEFCQDIVDLGGLKFMITLLADSLDCPVSCRIRESFSIVSCEHKPISCCCDASVFQELVKQVLSALKAIAGNDDVKDAIVNAGGAELIVMAMNRHMSNAQVCEQGSAALCVIALRKPNNCKVIVECGGALAALQAMKTHPAEVNVQKQSCMLLRNLVARTRDFSQLILEMGAEALISQALAAHRDCGDVGRAALRDLGCQVELRELWTGKKGSLSR